One genomic region from Anabaena sp. PCC 7108 encodes:
- a CDS encoding IctB family putative bicarbonate transporter, translated as MNLVWQKFTLSSVHLKEYLTTSYLHRFLFGILRSWRQTSILMQWGDTIAAALLSLIYAFAPFVSSSLMLVLLVACIGFWVLLTLSDEKNSGNSASVTPIHLLVLLYWGIAAIATALSPVKKAALNDLATLTLYLLLFTLCARVLRFSRFRSWLIGLYLHISLIVSVYGIRQWFFGAKALATWVDPESPLSKTTRVYSYLGNPNLLAGYLLPAVIFSLVAIFAWQGWMRKALAATMFVVNIACLVLTYSRGGWIALVVALLTVMALLVYWWSLEMPTFWRTWSLPIIVGGLVGVLVLAVIFVEPVQQRVLSIFADRQDSSNNFRRNVWDAVFKMIRDRPIIGIGPGHHSFNQVYPLYQQPRFTALSAYSIFLEITVETGFIGLACFLWLIIVTINAAFMQMQRLRQSRSIEGFWVIGAIATILGMLAHGTVDTVWYRPAVNTLWWFMVALIASYWTPLSQPANPPQPQPQPTQLL; from the coding sequence ATGAATTTAGTCTGGCAAAAATTTACTTTATCCTCTGTACATCTGAAAGAATATCTGACTACCAGCTACCTGCATCGGTTTCTGTTCGGTATCTTGCGTTCGTGGCGGCAGACTAGTATTTTGATGCAGTGGGGAGATACAATAGCTGCGGCTCTTCTCAGTCTTATTTATGCTTTTGCACCTTTTGTTTCCAGTAGCTTAATGCTGGTATTGTTGGTGGCTTGTATAGGATTCTGGGTGCTGCTAACTTTATCAGATGAAAAAAATTCTGGCAATTCAGCATCTGTAACCCCGATTCATCTGTTGGTATTACTTTATTGGGGAATAGCTGCTATCGCTACAGCCTTATCACCAGTGAAAAAGGCAGCATTGAATGACTTGGCAACATTAACACTCTATTTGTTGCTTTTTACCTTATGCGCTAGGGTACTGAGGTTTTCCCGATTTCGGTCTTGGCTAATTGGTCTTTACCTACATATATCCCTGATTGTCAGCGTATATGGCATCCGACAATGGTTTTTTGGTGCTAAAGCCTTGGCAACTTGGGTTGATCCTGAGTCTCCTCTATCCAAAACTACAAGGGTTTACAGTTATTTGGGTAATCCCAATTTACTGGCCGGATACCTCCTCCCCGCCGTGATTTTCAGCTTAGTGGCTATTTTTGCTTGGCAGGGCTGGATGAGAAAAGCTTTAGCTGCAACGATGTTTGTTGTTAATATTGCTTGCTTGGTTCTCACCTATAGTCGTGGCGGCTGGATTGCTTTAGTGGTAGCACTGTTGACTGTGATGGCATTGCTAGTTTATTGGTGGAGTTTGGAAATGCCGACCTTTTGGCGAACTTGGTCACTGCCAATTATTGTCGGTGGTTTAGTTGGGGTATTGGTGCTGGCTGTGATATTTGTCGAACCTGTACAACAGCGCGTTCTCAGTATATTTGCAGACCGCCAAGATAGTAGTAATAATTTTCGTCGTAATGTCTGGGATGCTGTTTTTAAGATGATCCGCGATCGCCCAATTATTGGTATTGGACCGGGACACCATTCTTTTAATCAGGTCTATCCTCTTTACCAACAACCCCGATTTACGGCTTTGAGTGCATATTCGATTTTTCTGGAGATTACTGTAGAAACTGGTTTCATCGGTTTAGCTTGTTTTCTTTGGTTGATAATTGTCACCATTAATGCCGCATTTATGCAAATGCAACGGTTGCGACAATCCAGAAGTATAGAGGGATTTTGGGTAATTGGAGCGATCGCTACTATTTTGGGTATGCTCGCTCACGGAACTGTGGATACTGTCTGGTATCGTCCGGCTGTTAATACCCTCTGGTGGTTTATGGTGGCCTTAATTGCCAGTTACTGGACACCTCTATCTCAACCAGCAAATCCACCCCAGCCACAACCTCAACCCACTCAATTGTTGTAA